One genomic region from Aquificaceae bacterium encodes:
- a CDS encoding bifunctional phosphoglucose/phosphomannose isomerase, translating to MDAYLMAEDFPKQFSKIECQPISLEGYAGVVFSGMGGSGIVGDFMKLFVPAEKPVLSIRGYDLPAFVKDNWLLVCTSYSGNTEETINVLEEALQRGLKPVCVSSGGKLREIANREGLVHIPLPEGYPPRYALGFMLSALLCLFGMDGSVERVREHLETNKEEIKKTAQELAKNMFTYLPVVYGTPLTEPVAFRWKTQINENSKTLCYNAILPEMHHNEVVGLDNPQIRNLCGFVLLYDPQDHERILKRVDITRQVFEDLGVLLKVLSGKGESLIERLLYLTYLGDWVSLYLADIYGQDPIPVKVIDFIKKSLA from the coding sequence ATGGATGCTTACCTTATGGCAGAGGATTTTCCCAAGCAGTTTAGCAAAATAGAGTGCCAGCCTATTTCTCTTGAAGGCTATGCGGGTGTGGTCTTTAGTGGTATGGGTGGTTCTGGGATTGTGGGAGACTTTATGAAGTTGTTTGTCCCTGCGGAAAAGCCTGTGCTTTCCATAAGAGGCTATGACCTGCCAGCCTTTGTAAAAGATAACTGGCTTTTGGTTTGCACCAGCTACAGTGGAAACACAGAAGAGACCATAAACGTCCTTGAGGAGGCACTCCAAAGGGGTCTAAAGCCAGTTTGCGTTAGCTCTGGAGGAAAACTAAGGGAAATAGCAAACAGAGAAGGACTTGTGCACATTCCACTTCCAGAAGGATATCCACCCAGATATGCACTTGGCTTTATGCTTTCTGCCCTTCTGTGCCTTTTTGGAATGGATGGCTCTGTGGAGCGTGTAAGAGAGCACTTAGAGACCAATAAGGAGGAAATAAAAAAGACCGCCCAAGAGCTTGCCAAAAATATGTTTACCTACCTGCCAGTGGTTTATGGCACGCCTCTTACAGAGCCTGTAGCCTTTAGGTGGAAGACCCAGATAAACGAAAACTCAAAAACCCTTTGCTACAATGCCATTTTGCCTGAAATGCACCACAACGAGGTGGTAGGTTTGGACAACCCTCAAATAAGAAACCTATGCGGTTTTGTCTTGCTTTATGACCCACAGGACCACGAAAGAATTCTAAAAAGAGTGGATATAACTCGTCAGGTCTTTGAAGACCTTGGCGTGCTTTTGAAAGTTCTCTCTGGAAAAGGAGAAAGTTTAATAGAGAGACTTCTATACCTTACCTATCTTGGAGACTGGGTGAGCCTATACTTGGCGGATATATATGGACAAGACCCTATACCAGTCAAGGTCATAGACTTTATAAAGAAGAGCTTAGCTTGA
- a CDS encoding TerC family protein: MELEWLIFGAVVFTALFLDLFVFHRNPHKISLKEALLLSAFWIALGLAFGVFVYFDRGYDRAVEYFTGYLLEKALSLDNIFVFILIFSYFKIPEEYRHKVLFWGVLGAIVFRAIFIFAGLELIKHFHWVVYIFGVILIVSAIKLLTTEEKEFHPEQTLVYRIAKRLIPLKPHNGDGRFFIKEGGRLYATPMFLALVFVESSDIMFAIDSVPAILAISKDPFVVYTSNIFAILGLRSLYFAAAGILPLFHYLHYGLSFILGFIGVKMLLSEFYKIPVEVSLLLIGSAIFLSVVASLVVKKKESNNA, from the coding sequence ATGGAGTTAGAGTGGCTTATCTTTGGTGCAGTAGTTTTTACTGCCCTTTTTCTTGACCTTTTTGTGTTTCACAGAAACCCTCACAAGATTTCTCTAAAAGAGGCACTCCTTTTATCTGCCTTTTGGATAGCTTTGGGTCTTGCTTTTGGTGTTTTTGTCTATTTTGATAGAGGCTACGATAGGGCTGTGGAATACTTTACGGGATACCTGCTTGAAAAAGCCTTGAGCCTTGACAACATATTTGTGTTTATCCTCATATTTTCCTACTTTAAGATACCAGAGGAATACAGGCACAAGGTGCTTTTCTGGGGAGTGTTAGGTGCCATAGTCTTTAGGGCAATATTTATTTTTGCTGGGCTTGAGCTTATAAAACACTTCCATTGGGTTGTTTATATCTTTGGCGTAATCCTTATAGTTTCTGCCATAAAGCTCCTTACCACGGAGGAAAAGGAGTTCCATCCAGAGCAGACCCTTGTCTATAGGATAGCCAAAAGGCTTATTCCTCTAAAACCTCATAATGGTGATGGAAGATTTTTTATAAAAGAAGGTGGAAGGCTTTACGCCACGCCCATGTTCTTGGCTCTTGTGTTTGTAGAGAGTTCAGACATAATGTTTGCCATAGACTCCGTTCCTGCAATTCTTGCCATTTCCAAAGACCCATTTGTGGTATACACTTCTAACATCTTTGCCATATTGGGGCTTAGGTCTCTATACTTTGCCGCTGCGGGGATTTTGCCTCTCTTTCACTACCTGCACTATGGGCTTTCCTTTATACTGGGTTTTATAGGTGTAAAGATGCTCCTATCGGAGTTTTACAAGATACCTGTGGAGGTTTCTTTGCTTCTTATTGGCAGTGCCATTTTCTTGTCGGTGGTCGCTTCCTTGGTGGTAAAAAAGAAAGAATCCAACAATGCTTAG
- a CDS encoding FAD:protein FMN transferase, whose amino-acid sequence MSLFALLLFIAFAFSQEKLFHLMGTYALIELPQGKEYEAYRYMRSLEEKLSDYLESSEVSQINQKAGKGCVEVSEETLEVIKKSLEVSRWTGGAFDITVGSYTINYKRKGILGEEEAKRLIDYRKVRIEGNRVCLLEEGMAIDLGGVGKGYAVQKAYEMLKTDWGFLSIAGDLKVWGHKRRLAVFNPINNKILAEGYNAKDLCLSTGGNYLRRHILGRENNLLQATVAYGDCTINDAIETALLAMDDQSREKFLKENPHIGVLLLFKDGSIYINKAFMEYFEGLKIYPTAP is encoded by the coding sequence GTGAGCCTCTTTGCCCTTTTGCTCTTTATAGCCTTTGCCTTCTCACAGGAGAAACTTTTCCACCTAATGGGGACATACGCTCTTATTGAACTTCCTCAAGGTAAAGAGTATGAAGCCTATAGATACATGAGAAGCCTTGAGGAGAAGCTCTCTGACTACTTGGAAAGCTCTGAAGTGTCTCAAATAAACCAGAAGGCTGGCAAGGGTTGTGTGGAAGTCTCTGAAGAGACTCTTGAGGTCATAAAAAAATCCCTTGAAGTCTCAAGGTGGACAGGGGGTGCTTTTGACATAACAGTGGGAAGCTACACTATAAACTACAAAAGGAAGGGTATACTGGGAGAGGAGGAAGCCAAAAGGCTTATAGACTACAGGAAGGTGAGGATAGAAGGAAATAGGGTCTGTCTTTTGGAAGAGGGTATGGCTATAGACCTTGGGGGTGTTGGCAAGGGTTATGCGGTGCAGAAGGCTTATGAGATGTTGAAAACGGACTGGGGCTTTTTGTCCATAGCGGGTGACTTGAAGGTCTGGGGACACAAAAGACGCCTTGCGGTCTTTAATCCTATAAACAACAAAATACTCGCAGAAGGCTATAATGCAAAAGACCTGTGCCTTTCAACGGGTGGAAACTATCTAAGAAGGCACATTCTGGGTAGGGAAAATAACCTGCTCCAAGCGACAGTTGCCTATGGAGATTGCACCATTAACGATGCAATAGAGACTGCTCTTTTGGCTATGGATGACCAAAGCAGGGAGAAGTTTCTTAAGGAAAATCCACACATAGGCGTTTTGCTACTGTTTAAGGATGGAAGCATATACATAAACAAGGCTTTTATGGAGTATTTTGAAGGGCTTAAGATATATCCAACAGCTCCTTAA
- a CDS encoding glycosyltransferase family 4 protein — protein MLRVLQVVDGIGWGGTKEQTYLITRELSLRGFQVHMALSFQYELMIEKLKDFGVKFHLFENHNKLSRFNPANYYRLWKVLKEGFDIVIANSPHALDFVRVAISFLRKKPKIIAYKRTGKSSNFLSKTFKYSVADRIVVVDKTTFERLKEENFFPERLVYIPSGLDLERFRPLGREKALKKRKELGIEPSKRVFINVANWNPEHKGQPLLIKAFSRLECVDCLLILVGLETDRHAPEYAKRYGLEGRLIGLGFREDVPELLNMADYFVFSSYFEGIAGAVLQAMACQKVVISTLAGGIRDYLVDGENGFAVQVGDLEGLTQKMSRALSLSEEEYRKISTKALQTASQYSIKSTVDKYVELFKELLDIS, from the coding sequence ATGCTTAGGGTGCTTCAGGTTGTGGATGGTATTGGCTGGGGAGGGACAAAGGAGCAAACATACCTTATAACAAGAGAGCTGTCTCTTAGAGGCTTTCAAGTCCACATGGCTCTTTCCTTTCAGTATGAGCTCATGATAGAAAAGCTAAAAGACTTTGGAGTTAAGTTTCATCTTTTTGAAAACCACAACAAGCTCTCCAGGTTTAACCCTGCCAATTACTACAGGCTTTGGAAGGTGCTAAAAGAGGGCTTTGATATAGTGATAGCCAATTCTCCTCATGCCCTTGACTTTGTAAGGGTAGCCATATCCTTTTTGAGAAAAAAGCCTAAAATAATAGCCTACAAAAGAACAGGCAAAAGCTCAAACTTCCTATCAAAAACTTTCAAATACTCTGTGGCGGACAGGATAGTGGTGGTGGACAAGACAACCTTTGAAAGGCTAAAGGAGGAAAACTTCTTTCCAGAAAGGCTTGTATATATACCCAGCGGGCTTGACCTTGAGAGGTTCAGACCCTTGGGAAGGGAGAAGGCACTAAAGAAAAGAAAGGAGTTAGGCATAGAGCCAAGCAAGAGGGTTTTCATAAATGTAGCCAACTGGAACCCAGAGCATAAGGGTCAACCTCTTCTTATAAAGGCTTTCTCAAGGCTTGAGTGTGTGGACTGTCTCCTTATCCTCGTAGGGCTTGAAACGGACAGGCATGCACCAGAATACGCAAAAAGGTATGGTCTTGAAGGTAGATTAATAGGTCTTGGCTTTAGGGAAGACGTGCCAGAGCTTTTGAATATGGCGGATTACTTTGTCTTTTCCTCTTACTTTGAGGGTATAGCAGGGGCGGTGCTTCAGGCTATGGCTTGCCAAAAGGTGGTAATATCCACCCTTGCAGGTGGCATAAGGGACTATCTTGTAGATGGTGAGAACGGTTTTGCGGTGCAGGTGGGAGACCTTGAGGGCTTAACGCAAAAGATGTCTCGTGCTCTAAGCCTTTCAGAAGAGGAATACAGAAAAATTTCCACAAAGGCACTTCAAACCGCAAGCCAATACTCAATAAAAAGCACTGTAGACAAGTATGTGGAGCTCTTTAAGGAGCTGTTGGATATATCTTAA